Below is a window of Hydrogenimonas sp. SS33 DNA.
CCGAAGAGAAAGACCCCGTGGGGATCATCGAGTCGCTGGCCCTGGCGGATATCTACCTGCAGAAGTATGAAGAGGCCTATGTCCTTTTCAACCAGCTCGTGGACAAATACAATATGCAGGACAGCCGCACCCTCTTCCTGGCCGCCGTCGCCTCCGTCGGCGCCCGCCACCCCGCCAACGCCTCGGCCCTGTTGCAACTGGCCAAGATGACCGACCCCAACAACCTGGAGAGCCGCTACGCCCTGGGGCTGTTGTATCTGGAAGAGGGAAACGTGGACGCCGCGATCATCCAGTTTTCGAAAATCCCCGACGGCACCTTCCGGTCGGCGTATTTCGATTTCGATATTGTAGGGTTTAGGAAGAAGTGAGTGGGTAGTGGGTAGTGGGTAGTGGGTAGTGGGTAGTGGGTAGTGGGTAGTGGGTAGTGGGTAGTGGGTAGTATCAGCAAAGCTGATTGAAGTCCCTGCTGTCAAGCATTCCCGTCAATTTTCCGGAATTTTCTTCAAACCTCGGTCATCGCCTCACTTCTCACTCCCCACTTCTCGCTTCCTACTAAAGAGGAGCTCCGGTTCCGGAGTTCCTCGTCTCAAACCCCTTCGCAGTTATCGATGTGGCAGTCGTCGGGGACCATGGAGAGGTAGCTGTTGAGCGCGCCGATGTAGGCTTTGGCGCTGGCAAGCATCGTGTCGATGCTGAGGCCGTGTCCGATGACGGCGTTTTTGCTCTCGTCGAAACGGACATTGACGACCACTTTGGCCAATGCATCCTTGCCCTGGGTCACCGCCTCGACGCGGTAGTCGGTAAGCTGCCCTTTGTGGCCGCTGATGCGGTCGATGGTTTTGAAGATGGCGTCCATCGTCCCGTCCCCGATGCCGGCGTCGAGAAGCTCCTTTCCCTCATGCTTTATCTTGACGGCGGCGCTGGGTACCCCGCCGGAGCAGTCGGCGATCTGCAGCCCCACCAGCTCGTAGGTCTGGGGAATGTTGGTGATCTCATTGGCGATAAGCATCCGGATATCGTCGTCGTAGATCTCCTTCTTCTTATCCGCCAGAATCTTGAAGCGTTCGAAGGCTTTGTTGAGATCTTCCGGGCTCAGTTCGAAACCGAGCTCTTCGAGGCGCTCCTTGAAGGCGTGGCGTCCGCTGTGCTTGCCCAGGACGATCCGGTTGGCCTCCAGGCCGATATCTTCGGCCTTCATGATTTCGTAGGTCTCCTGGTGCTTCAAAACCCCGTCCTGGTGAATGCCGCTTTCGTGGGCGAAGGCGTTCTTGCCCACGATCGCCTTGTTGGGCTGCGGCTCGATGCCGGTAATGGCCGCGACCAGACGGCTGGTGGGGTAGATCTCTTTGGTGTTGATGCCGGTTTCGACATCGCTGAAGACGTCGGAGCGGGTCTTCATGGCCATGACGATCTCCTCCAACGCCGCGTTTCCGGCACGCTCGCCCAGGCCGTTGATGGTGCACTCCACCTGCCGCGCCCCGTTCATCACCGAAAAGAGGGAGTTGGCCACCGCCAGTCCCAGGTCGTTGTGGCAGTGGACGGAGATAATGGCGCGCTGCCCCACATGCCCGTGTAACTCTTTGATCATGGCGCCCATCTCCTGGGGAAGGCGGTAACCGACCGTATCGGGAATGTTCAGTGTCGTCGCCCCCGCTTCGATGACGGCGTCGAGAATCTCCTTCAAAAACGCCATGTCGCTTCTACCGGCATCCTCACAGCTGA
It encodes the following:
- a CDS encoding 2-isopropylmalate synthase; protein product: MKKEHVYIFDTTLRDGEQSPGASMNTEEKIKIALQLERLGVDIIEAGFAAASPGDFDAIRRIAEAVKKSTVCSLARAVERDITQAGESLVPAAKKRIHTFIATSPIHMKYKLKMTPQEVIRRAVEAVKQAKTYTDDVEFSCEDAGRSDMAFLKEILDAVIEAGATTLNIPDTVGYRLPQEMGAMIKELHGHVGQRAIISVHCHNDLGLAVANSLFSVMNGARQVECTINGLGERAGNAALEEIVMAMKTRSDVFSDVETGINTKEIYPTSRLVAAITGIEPQPNKAIVGKNAFAHESGIHQDGVLKHQETYEIMKAEDIGLEANRIVLGKHSGRHAFKERLEELGFELSPEDLNKAFERFKILADKKKEIYDDDIRMLIANEITNIPQTYELVGLQIADCSGGVPSAAVKIKHEGKELLDAGIGDGTMDAIFKTIDRISGHKGQLTDYRVEAVTQGKDALAKVVVNVRFDESKNAVIGHGLSIDTMLASAKAYIGALNSYLSMVPDDCHIDNCEGV